A stretch of Pseudoclavibacter chungangensis DNA encodes these proteins:
- a CDS encoding LacI family DNA-binding transcriptional regulator, translated as MRGPEKHKAAANMSDVARLAGVSPQTVSRTLAGHPNVRAATAAKVLDAVEKLDYRVHAAAASLSSGRTRQLGVITVSSARYSTSALGLGVEAAAVAAGYSVTTAAAPDLTPESVIATLDRVASQGAEGILLAVPVGAEHRDFAARAARIPMVAIDASAPAIPTVSVDQVAIGRLATEHLLGLGHRTVVHLQGPDEWLESRDRRLGWEVALRARDITPPRPLVGDWSPESGYRIGTALATERDVTALFVASDEMAFGVLRAMHEHGRRVPEDLSIVSVDDIDLAAYAAPSLTTVRQPFGEIGRLAAERLIDVLEDRPVHEREHPVPELVVRSSTAPARRPA; from the coding sequence ATGCGTGGACCCGAGAAGCACAAGGCCGCAGCGAACATGAGCGATGTCGCTCGGCTCGCCGGCGTCTCGCCGCAAACCGTGAGCCGCACGCTCGCCGGACATCCGAATGTTCGCGCTGCCACCGCCGCGAAGGTGCTCGACGCGGTCGAGAAGCTCGACTACCGCGTGCACGCCGCCGCGGCGTCGCTCTCCTCCGGCCGCACGCGCCAGCTCGGCGTCATCACCGTGTCGAGCGCGCGCTACTCCACGAGTGCCCTCGGGCTCGGGGTCGAGGCCGCCGCGGTCGCCGCGGGCTATTCGGTCACGACCGCCGCGGCCCCCGACCTCACGCCCGAGAGCGTCATCGCGACGCTCGACCGCGTCGCCTCGCAGGGCGCCGAGGGGATCCTCCTCGCGGTGCCGGTCGGGGCCGAGCACCGCGACTTCGCGGCCCGGGCCGCGCGCATCCCGATGGTCGCGATCGACGCGTCGGCGCCCGCGATCCCGACCGTGAGCGTCGACCAGGTCGCGATCGGCAGACTCGCCACGGAGCACCTGCTCGGGCTCGGGCACCGCACCGTCGTGCACCTCCAGGGCCCCGACGAGTGGCTCGAGTCACGCGACCGGCGCCTCGGCTGGGAGGTCGCGCTGCGCGCCCGCGACATCACGCCGCCCCGGCCGCTCGTCGGCGATTGGAGCCCCGAGTCGGGCTACCGCATCGGGACCGCGCTCGCGACCGAGCGCGACGTGACGGCGCTGTTCGTCGCGAGCGACGAGATGGCGTTCGGCGTGCTGCGCGCCATGCACGAGCACGGCCGGCGCGTTCCCGAGGACCTCTCGATCGTGAGCGTCGACGACATCGACCTCGCCGCCTACGCGGCCCCCTCGCTCACGACCGTCCGGCAACCGTTCGGCGAGATCGGACGACTCGCCGCCGAGCGCCTCATCGACGTCCTCGAGGACCGTCCGGTCCACGAACGCGAGCACCCCGTGCCCGAACTCGTCGTGCGCTCCTCGACCGCACCGGCCCGCCGGCCGGCCTGA
- the galE gene encoding UDP-glucose 4-epimerase GalE: MTRWLVTGGAGYIGAHVANALLGTGREVTVVDDLSTGATSFVPEGARLVEGSIGDAEVLHRAFADPVDGVVHLAGFKFAGVSVARPMHTYRQNVSGTIELLDAMHAAGVHRLVFSSSAGVYGTPDVARVTEQTPPAPESPYGESKLVGEWLIADARRAAALADEPFSAVSLRYFNVIGSGEPTIRDLSPHNLVPAVFRAIREGRRPRINGDDFPTPDGTCVRDYVHVADLALAHVAAAAALEADAPLDDVYNLGSGTGTSVRELLTAIAAVAGVPDDPEIGPRRAGDPASIVADGSRAAADLGWAMRWSLEDTIASAWRAERFADDA; the protein is encoded by the coding sequence ATGACCCGCTGGCTCGTCACGGGAGGCGCCGGATACATCGGTGCCCACGTCGCGAACGCCCTGCTCGGCACGGGCCGCGAGGTGACCGTCGTCGACGACCTCTCGACGGGAGCGACGTCGTTCGTGCCCGAGGGTGCACGATTGGTGGAGGGGAGCATCGGCGACGCCGAGGTGCTGCATCGCGCGTTCGCGGATCCCGTCGACGGTGTCGTGCACCTCGCCGGGTTCAAGTTCGCGGGCGTCTCGGTCGCGCGGCCGATGCACACGTACCGGCAGAACGTCTCGGGAACGATCGAGCTGCTCGACGCGATGCACGCCGCGGGCGTGCACCGGCTCGTGTTCTCGTCGAGCGCGGGGGTCTACGGCACGCCGGACGTCGCTCGGGTCACCGAGCAGACGCCGCCCGCGCCCGAGTCGCCGTACGGCGAGAGCAAGCTCGTGGGGGAGTGGCTCATCGCGGATGCGCGGCGCGCCGCGGCGCTCGCGGACGAGCCGTTCTCGGCGGTGTCGCTGCGGTACTTCAACGTCATCGGCTCGGGCGAGCCGACGATCCGCGATCTGAGTCCGCACAACCTCGTGCCGGCGGTGTTCCGCGCGATCCGCGAGGGTCGGCGGCCGCGCATCAACGGCGACGACTTCCCGACGCCGGACGGCACGTGCGTGCGCGACTACGTGCACGTCGCCGACCTCGCGCTCGCACACGTCGCCGCGGCGGCGGCACTCGAGGCGGACGCGCCGCTCGACGACGTCTACAACCTCGGGAGTGGAACGGGCACGTCCGTCCGGGAGCTGCTGACGGCGATCGCCGCGGTCGCCGGTGTTCCGGACGACCCCGAGATCGGTCCCCGCCGGGCGGGCGACCCGGCCTCGATCGTCGCCGACGGCTCGCGCGCCGCGGCCGACCTCGGCTGGGCCATGCGGTGGAGTCTCGAGGACACGATCGCGAGCGCGTGGCGCGCGGAGCGGTTCGCCGACGACGCATAG